A window of the Streptomyces sp. NBC_00250 genome harbors these coding sequences:
- a CDS encoding acyl-CoA dehydrogenase family protein, which translates to MSAPTQRPKVTAHEARQTAEAARERDWHKPSFAKELFLGRFRLDLVHPHPLPAEEDARRGEAFLATLRAFCETRIDGARIEREARIPDETLTGLKELGALGMKIDRKYGGLGLTQLYYNRALALVGSASPAVGALLSAHQSIGVPQPLKLFGTQEQKDAFLPRLARTDLSAFLLTEPDVGSDPARLATTAVPEGDSYVLDGVKLWTTNGVVADLLVVMARVPASEGHPGGITAFVVEADSPGITVEHRNAFMGLRGLENGVTRFHRVRVPAAHRIGPEGAGLKIALTTLNTGRLSLPAACAGAGKWCLKIAREWAGVREQWGGPVGRHEAVGTKISFIAATTFALEAVVDLASQMADEDRNDIRIEAALAKLYGSEMAWLIADELVQIRGGRGYETADSLAARGERAVPAEQVLRDLRINRIFEGSTEIMHLLIAREAVDAHLSVAGDLIDPGKSLADKAKAGARAGGFYARWLPGLVTGPGQLPGTYGEFGELAGHLRYVERTSRKLARSTFYAMSRWQGRMELKQAFLGRIVDIGAELFAMSAACVRAELLRTTGDHGREAHQLADAFCHQARLRIEELFGRLWSNTDDLDRRVADGVLAGRYTWLEEGIVDPGDDGPWIADATPGPSTQEDVHRRIP; encoded by the coding sequence ATGTCCGCCCCCACCCAGCGGCCCAAGGTCACAGCGCACGAGGCCCGGCAGACCGCCGAGGCCGCACGCGAGCGGGACTGGCATAAACCCAGCTTCGCCAAGGAGCTGTTCCTGGGCCGGTTCCGGCTCGACCTCGTCCATCCCCACCCGCTCCCCGCCGAGGAGGACGCCCGGCGCGGCGAGGCCTTTCTCGCCACCCTCCGCGCGTTCTGCGAGACCCGGATCGACGGCGCCCGCATCGAGCGCGAGGCGCGCATCCCGGACGAGACGCTCACCGGGCTCAAGGAACTCGGCGCGCTCGGGATGAAGATCGACCGGAAGTACGGCGGCCTCGGCCTCACCCAGCTGTACTACAACCGCGCCCTCGCCCTCGTGGGCTCCGCCAGTCCCGCCGTCGGCGCGCTGCTCTCCGCGCATCAGTCGATCGGCGTACCGCAGCCGCTGAAACTTTTCGGCACCCAGGAGCAGAAGGACGCGTTCCTGCCGCGGCTCGCCCGGACCGACCTCTCCGCCTTCCTGCTCACCGAGCCCGACGTCGGCTCCGACCCGGCGCGCCTCGCGACCACCGCGGTGCCCGAGGGCGACTCGTACGTCCTCGACGGGGTCAAGCTCTGGACCACCAACGGGGTCGTGGCCGACCTGCTCGTCGTCATGGCCCGCGTGCCGGCCTCCGAGGGACACCCCGGCGGCATCACCGCCTTCGTCGTCGAGGCCGACTCGCCCGGCATCACCGTCGAGCACCGCAACGCCTTCATGGGCCTGCGCGGCCTGGAGAACGGAGTCACCCGCTTCCACCGCGTGCGCGTGCCCGCCGCCCACCGCATCGGCCCCGAGGGCGCCGGTCTCAAGATCGCCCTCACCACCCTCAACACCGGCCGCCTCTCGCTCCCCGCGGCCTGCGCGGGCGCCGGGAAGTGGTGCCTGAAGATCGCCCGTGAATGGGCGGGCGTCCGCGAGCAGTGGGGCGGGCCGGTCGGCCGGCACGAGGCCGTCGGCACCAAGATCTCCTTCATCGCGGCCACCACCTTCGCCCTGGAGGCGGTCGTCGACCTCGCGTCGCAGATGGCCGACGAGGACCGCAACGACATCCGGATCGAGGCCGCCCTCGCCAAGCTGTACGGCTCCGAGATGGCCTGGCTCATCGCCGACGAACTCGTCCAGATCCGGGGCGGCCGCGGCTACGAGACCGCCGACTCGCTCGCCGCCCGCGGCGAACGCGCCGTCCCCGCCGAGCAGGTCCTGCGCGATCTGCGGATCAACCGGATCTTCGAGGGCTCGACCGAGATCATGCATCTGCTGATCGCCCGCGAGGCGGTCGACGCCCATCTCTCCGTCGCCGGTGACCTCATCGACCCCGGGAAGTCGCTCGCCGACAAGGCGAAGGCCGGTGCCCGGGCCGGCGGCTTCTACGCCCGCTGGCTGCCCGGCCTCGTCACCGGGCCCGGACAGCTGCCGGGGACGTACGGGGAGTTCGGCGAGCTGGCGGGACACCTCCGGTACGTCGAGCGGACCTCCCGCAAGCTCGCCCGCTCGACCTTCTACGCGATGTCCCGCTGGCAGGGCCGGATGGAGCTCAAGCAGGCTTTCCTCGGCCGGATCGTCGACATCGGCGCAGAACTCTTCGCGATGAGCGCCGCCTGCGTACGGGCCGAACTCCTGCGCACCACCGGAGACCACGGCCGCGAGGCCCATCAGCTCGCCGACGCCTTCTGCCACCAGGCCCGGCTGCGGATCGAGGAGCTCTTCGGGCGGCTCTGGTCCAACACCGACGACCTCGACCGGCGGGTCGCCGACGGCGTCCTCGCCGGCCGGTACACCTGGCTGGAGGAGGGCATCGTCGACCCGGGCGACGACGGCCCCTGGATCGCGGACGCCACCCCCGGCCCCTCGACGCAGGAGGACGTCCACCGCCGCATCCCGTGA
- the aroA gene encoding 3-phosphoshikimate 1-carboxyvinyltransferase: MTVIDIPGSKSVTARALFLAAAAEGTTTLLRPLVSDDTEGFAEGLTALGYAVRREPDAWHIEGRPAGPGADSADVYCRDGATTARFLPTLAAAGHGTYRFDASAQMRRRPLAPLTEALRTLGVDLRHGEKEGHHPLDVHAHGVKGGALTLDAGQSSQYLTALLMLGPLTAEGLDITVTDLVSEPYVEITLAMMRSFGAEIRQEGRTYRVAPTGYRARTYGIEPDASTAGYFFAAAALEPGRSVTVPGLGTGALQGDLGFVDVLRRMGADVEIGDTGTTVRSTGTLRGLTVNMRDISDTMPTLAAIAPFADGPVRIEDVANTRVKECDRLDACAENLRRLGITVRTGPDWIEIHPGTPTGPVEIATHGDHRIVMSFAVTALRTPGITFDDPGCVKKTFPDFHRVFDTFVHTP, encoded by the coding sequence GTGACCGTCATCGACATCCCCGGCTCCAAGTCCGTCACCGCCCGCGCGCTCTTCCTCGCCGCCGCGGCCGAGGGCACCACCACCCTCCTCAGGCCCCTCGTCTCCGACGACACCGAGGGCTTCGCGGAGGGCCTCACCGCCCTCGGCTACGCCGTCCGCCGCGAGCCCGACGCCTGGCACATCGAGGGCCGCCCCGCCGGCCCCGGCGCGGACTCCGCCGACGTCTACTGCCGTGACGGCGCCACCACCGCCCGCTTCCTTCCCACCCTCGCCGCCGCGGGCCACGGCACCTACCGCTTCGACGCCTCCGCGCAGATGAGGCGGCGGCCCCTCGCCCCCCTGACGGAGGCCCTGCGCACCCTCGGCGTCGACCTGCGCCACGGCGAGAAGGAGGGGCACCACCCGCTCGACGTCCACGCCCACGGCGTGAAGGGCGGCGCGCTCACCCTCGACGCCGGCCAGTCCTCCCAGTACCTGACGGCCCTGCTCATGCTGGGTCCGCTCACCGCCGAGGGCCTCGACATCACCGTCACCGACCTGGTCTCGGAGCCGTACGTCGAGATCACGCTGGCGATGATGCGGAGCTTCGGCGCCGAGATCCGCCAGGAGGGACGGACCTACCGGGTCGCCCCCACCGGCTACCGGGCCAGGACGTACGGCATCGAGCCCGACGCCTCCACCGCCGGCTACTTCTTCGCCGCCGCGGCCCTCGAACCCGGCCGCTCCGTCACCGTCCCCGGCCTCGGCACCGGCGCCCTCCAGGGCGACCTCGGCTTCGTCGACGTACTGCGACGCATGGGCGCGGACGTCGAGATCGGCGACACGGGCACCACCGTCCGCTCCACCGGCACCCTGCGCGGCCTCACGGTCAACATGCGGGACATCTCCGACACGATGCCGACGCTCGCCGCGATCGCGCCCTTCGCCGACGGGCCGGTCCGCATCGAGGACGTCGCCAACACCCGGGTCAAGGAGTGCGACCGCCTCGACGCCTGCGCCGAGAACCTGCGCCGCCTCGGCATCACCGTCCGCACCGGCCCCGACTGGATCGAGATCCACCCCGGCACGCCCACCGGACCCGTCGAGATCGCCACCCACGGCGACCACCGGATCGTCATGTCCTTCGCGGTCACCGCCCTGCGCACCCCCGGCATCACTTTCGACGACCCCGGCTGTGTGAAGAAGACGTTCCCCGACTTCCACCGGGTCTTCGACACGTTCGTCCACACCCCGTGA
- the ispG gene encoding flavodoxin-dependent (E)-4-hydroxy-3-methylbut-2-enyl-diphosphate synthase: MTAISLGIPTVPTRLAERRKSRQIQVGSVAVGGDAPVSVQSMTTTRTSDIGATLQQIAELTASGCQIVRVACPTQDDADALAVIARKSQIPVIADIHFQPKYVFAAIDAGCAAVRVNPGNIKQFDDKVKEIAKAASDARTPIRIGVNAGSLDARLLKKYGRATPEALVESALWEASLFEEHGFRDIKISVKHNDPVIMVEAYRQLAAQCDYPLHLGVTEAGPAFQGTIKSAVAFGALLSQGIGDTIRVSLSAPPAEEIKVGMQILESLNLRQRRLEIVSCPSCGRAQVDVYKLAEEVTAGLDGMTVPLRVAVMGCVVNGPGEAREADLGVASGNGKGQIFVKGEVIKTVPESKIVETLIEEALKIAEQMEKDGVASGEPSVAVAG, from the coding sequence ATGACCGCGATTTCTCTCGGTATCCCGACCGTCCCGACCCGGCTCGCCGAGCGGCGCAAGAGCCGCCAGATCCAGGTCGGCAGCGTGGCCGTCGGCGGTGACGCACCCGTCTCCGTGCAGTCGATGACCACCACCCGCACGTCCGACATCGGCGCCACGCTGCAGCAGATCGCCGAGCTGACGGCCTCCGGCTGCCAGATCGTGCGCGTGGCCTGCCCCACCCAGGACGACGCCGACGCCCTCGCGGTCATCGCGCGGAAGTCGCAGATCCCGGTGATCGCCGACATCCACTTCCAGCCGAAGTACGTCTTCGCGGCGATCGACGCGGGCTGCGCGGCCGTCCGCGTCAACCCCGGCAACATCAAGCAGTTCGACGACAAGGTCAAGGAGATCGCCAAGGCGGCCTCCGACGCCCGCACCCCGATCCGCATCGGCGTCAACGCCGGCTCGCTCGACGCGCGCCTGCTCAAGAAGTACGGCAGGGCCACCCCCGAGGCGCTCGTCGAGTCCGCCCTCTGGGAGGCCTCCCTCTTCGAGGAGCACGGCTTCCGCGACATCAAGATCTCGGTCAAGCACAACGACCCGGTGATCATGGTCGAGGCGTACCGCCAGCTCGCCGCCCAGTGCGACTACCCGCTGCACCTCGGCGTCACCGAGGCGGGCCCCGCCTTCCAGGGCACCATCAAGTCGGCCGTCGCCTTCGGCGCGCTGCTCTCCCAGGGCATCGGCGACACCATCCGGGTCTCCCTCTCCGCGCCGCCGGCCGAGGAGATCAAGGTCGGTATGCAGATCCTGGAGTCGCTGAACCTGCGCCAGCGCCGTCTGGAGATCGTCTCCTGCCCGTCCTGCGGTCGCGCCCAGGTCGACGTCTACAAGCTCGCGGAGGAGGTCACCGCCGGTCTCGACGGCATGACCGTCCCGCTGCGCGTGGCCGTCATGGGCTGCGTCGTCAACGGCCCGGGCGAGGCCCGCGAGGCCGACCTCGGCGTCGCCTCCGGCAACGGCAAGGGCCAGATCTTCGTCAAGGGCGAGGTCATCAAGACCGTCCCCGAGTCGAAGATCGTCGAGACCCTCATCGAAGAGGCGCTGAAGATCGCCGAGCAGATGGAGAAGGACGGCGTCGCCAGCGGCGAACCGTCGGTCGCCGTCGCCGGCTGA
- a CDS encoding M50 family metallopeptidase, with translation MNEMLLYALGIVLFALGLLVSIAWHELGHLSTAKLFGIRVPQYMVGFGPTIWSRKRGETEYGIKAIPAGGYIRMIGMFPPGEDGKIEARSTSPWRSMIEDAREASYEELKPGDETRLFYTRKPWKRVIVMFAGPFMNLVLAAALFFGSMMTLGIEGQTTEVAGVQKCVIKQSEKREKCAASDPVSPAFQAGLKDGDKIVAFNGAPVGDWDTLSDRIRDTIGPATVTVERAGQRVELHPTLVSNKVPRKDEDGEVVQPVTYIDAGYLGFASKTEVAPLTFVETTDRMSDLLETGVHSVIALPGKIPGLWDATFGDGERADDSPVGVLGAARITGELMTVEAPPERILVYFMNILVMFNVSLFLFNMLPLLPLDGGHIAGALWESVRRHTARIFKRPDPGPFDVAKLMPAAYVVAGVFVCFTLLVLAADIVNPVKIT, from the coding sequence ATGAACGAAATGCTCCTGTACGCCCTGGGCATCGTGCTGTTCGCCCTCGGCCTCCTCGTCTCCATCGCCTGGCACGAGCTGGGCCACCTCTCCACGGCCAAGCTCTTCGGCATCCGCGTGCCGCAGTACATGGTCGGCTTCGGCCCCACGATCTGGTCGAGGAAGCGCGGCGAGACCGAGTACGGCATCAAGGCCATCCCCGCCGGCGGCTACATCCGCATGATCGGCATGTTCCCGCCGGGCGAGGACGGCAAGATCGAGGCCCGTTCCACCTCGCCCTGGCGCTCCATGATCGAGGACGCCCGGGAGGCCTCGTACGAGGAGCTCAAGCCCGGCGACGAGACCCGGCTCTTCTACACGCGCAAGCCGTGGAAGCGCGTGATCGTGATGTTCGCCGGGCCGTTCATGAACCTGGTCCTGGCGGCGGCGCTGTTCTTCGGCTCGATGATGACGCTGGGCATCGAGGGGCAGACGACGGAGGTCGCCGGCGTTCAGAAGTGCGTCATCAAGCAGAGCGAGAAGCGCGAGAAGTGCGCCGCGAGCGACCCGGTGTCGCCGGCCTTCCAGGCGGGACTGAAGGACGGCGACAAGATCGTCGCCTTCAACGGCGCGCCGGTCGGTGACTGGGACACCCTGTCCGACCGCATCCGCGACACCATCGGCCCCGCGACGGTCACCGTCGAGCGGGCCGGACAGCGGGTCGAGCTGCACCCCACCCTCGTCTCCAACAAGGTGCCGAGGAAGGACGAGGACGGCGAGGTCGTCCAGCCGGTCACGTACATCGACGCCGGCTACCTGGGCTTCGCCTCCAAGACCGAGGTCGCGCCCCTCACCTTCGTCGAGACCACCGACCGCATGTCCGATCTCCTGGAGACCGGCGTCCACTCGGTCATCGCGCTCCCAGGCAAGATCCCCGGGCTCTGGGACGCCACCTTCGGCGACGGCGAGCGCGCCGACGACTCGCCGGTCGGCGTCCTCGGCGCCGCCCGGATCACCGGCGAACTGATGACCGTCGAGGCCCCGCCCGAGCGGATCCTCGTGTATTTCATGAACATCCTGGTGATGTTCAACGTCTCGCTGTTCCTGTTCAACATGCTCCCGCTGCTGCCGCTCGACGGCGGTCACATCGCGGGCGCCCTGTGGGAGTCCGTACGCCGCCACACGGCCCGGATCTTCAAGCGCCCCGACCCCGGCCCGTTCGACGTGGCCAAGCTGATGCCCGCCGCCTACGTGGTGGCCGGTGTCTTCGTCTGCTTCACGCTGCTCGTCCTCGCCGCCGACATCGTCAATCCGGTGAAGATCACGTAG
- the dxr gene encoding 1-deoxy-D-xylulose-5-phosphate reductoisomerase, whose translation MSDRPSPLADPHIAFDVSEGRRDIVVLGSTGSIGTQAIDLVLRNPDRFRVTALAASGGRVALLAEQAHRLKVAAVAVAREEVLPELRDALKALYGSEPLPELLAGPEAATQLAASPCHTVLNGITGSIGLAPTLAALEAGRTLALANKESLIVGGPLVKAIAKPGQIIPVDSEHAALFQALAAGTRADVRKLVVTASGGPFRGRTRAQLADVTREDALAHPTWAMGPVITVNSATLVNKGLEVIEAHLLYDIPFDRIEVVVHPQSYVHSMVEFTDGSTLAQATPPDMGGPIAIGIGWPERVPDAAPAFDWTKASTWEFFPLDTEAFPSVGLARHVGELGGTAPAVFNAANEECVEAFLAGRLPFNGIMDTVTAVVTEHGKPSGGTSLTVSDVLEAETWARARARELAAKATAEARA comes from the coding sequence ATGAGCGACCGCCCCTCTCCTCTCGCCGATCCCCATATCGCCTTCGACGTCTCCGAAGGACGCCGGGACATCGTCGTCCTCGGCTCGACCGGGTCCATCGGTACCCAGGCCATCGACCTGGTGCTGCGCAACCCCGACCGCTTCCGGGTCACCGCCCTGGCCGCCTCGGGCGGCCGGGTCGCGCTGCTCGCCGAGCAGGCGCACCGGCTGAAGGTCGCCGCGGTCGCCGTGGCCCGCGAGGAGGTGCTGCCGGAGCTGCGTGACGCGCTGAAGGCGCTCTACGGCTCCGAGCCGCTGCCTGAGTTGCTCGCGGGCCCCGAGGCGGCCACCCAGCTCGCCGCCTCGCCGTGCCACACCGTCCTCAACGGCATCACCGGCTCCATCGGCCTCGCGCCGACCCTCGCCGCCCTCGAAGCCGGCCGCACCCTCGCCCTCGCCAACAAGGAGTCGCTGATCGTCGGCGGCCCGCTGGTGAAGGCGATCGCGAAGCCCGGTCAGATCATCCCGGTCGACTCCGAGCACGCCGCCCTCTTCCAGGCGCTGGCCGCGGGCACCCGCGCCGACGTCCGCAAGCTGGTCGTCACCGCCTCCGGCGGCCCCTTCCGCGGCCGTACGCGCGCACAGCTCGCCGACGTCACCCGCGAGGACGCGCTCGCCCACCCGACCTGGGCCATGGGCCCGGTGATCACGGTGAACAGCGCCACCCTGGTGAACAAGGGCCTGGAGGTCATCGAGGCCCACCTGCTGTACGACATCCCCTTCGACCGCATCGAGGTCGTCGTCCACCCGCAGTCGTACGTGCACTCGATGGTCGAGTTCACGGACGGCTCCACGCTCGCCCAGGCCACCCCGCCGGACATGGGCGGGCCGATCGCCATCGGCATCGGCTGGCCCGAGCGGGTCCCGGACGCGGCTCCCGCGTTCGACTGGACCAAGGCCTCCACCTGGGAGTTCTTCCCGCTCGACACCGAGGCGTTCCCGTCGGTCGGCCTGGCCCGGCACGTCGGCGAGCTGGGCGGCACCGCCCCCGCCGTGTTCAACGCCGCCAACGAGGAGTGCGTCGAGGCGTTTCTCGCGGGACGGCTGCCGTTCAACGGAATCATGGATACGGTCACAGCGGTCGTCACCGAGCACGGAAAGCCCAGCGGGGGAACCTCGCTCACGGTGTCGGACGTCCTCGAAGCGGAGACCTGGGCGCGCGCCCGGGCCCGAGAGCTCGCAGCGAAGGCAACAGCGGAGGCCCGCGCATGA